GAACCACCATTCAAACATCTCGCCAGTGCAATTTGGCAAGTCGGTGCGGCACGCCACGTGCAGCACGCCGCTGGGCAGCCGTTCGAAGCCCGTTTCCAGCGCCAGGGGAGCGGGGTGCAGCAGGGCGTGGACGTCGTTGAGATCCATGGTCTTACCTTTCAGTGTGGGTGGTGGAAACAGCGGTGGTGCCGGCCGGGCGGCGGCGCAGCAGCGGGGCGGCCGCCACGGCCGCGCCCAGCAGGGCCAGTGCGGCCGTGGCCGCAAACATCGCCGCGTGGCTGCCGGGCAGATACGTCATGAAGGAAGAGAGAAATTGCCCGCCGAAGATGGCCATCGACAGATAGGCGAGGTTGCGGTTGCGGCTGGGCAAGTGGCTGCGCTCGACCGTCATGTGCGTGCACAGGGGCACGGACAGGCCGAAGCCCATCCCCAGCGCCACGGCGCCGGCCAGCAGCGTGGACAGCGCGGCGGCCCCCGCGAACAACAGGTGTGCCAGCGCATAACAGGCGAAGGCGGCGCCCAGGGTGCCGTGTTCATGCAGGCGCCGGACCACCTGGGGCATCAGCCAGGCGGCCGCCACGGCCACCAGCGACACGAAGGAAAGCAAATACCCGGCCCGGTCCTCGCTCCAGCCCAGCTGCTGCAGGCGCAGGGGCAGGATGATGATGGCGGCGAAAAACACCGTCATGGAGAGTGCCGCCAGCGCATGGACGAAGAGCAGGGCGCGCGACGGGCCGGGCGCTGGCGGCGCGCCATCCATGCCGGCATCCCCGGCAGGGGCAAGTGCCGGCACGCAGCGCCAGGCGCATGCCAGCAGCACCCACGAAGCCAGATACAGCAGGAAGGGATAGCGCCAGCCCGCCGTGGCCAGCAGGCCGCCCAGGGCGAGGAACAGCACGCCGCCCAGTTCGATCGTCATGCCTTGCCTGGCGATCATGCGCAGCCTTGCCTGGCCGCTGAACAGGGCCGAGATCAGCCCCGTGCCCGATGCCATCACCAGCGCCGTCGGCGCGCCCAGCAGGAAACGGTTGGCGAACACGGCCAGGTGGCCATGCAAAAACATGCCCGAGACGCCCAGCAAGCCGTACAGGAACAGCCCCGCCAGCAGGCTGCGGTGCAGTCCCAGGCGCTGCATGAGCATGGCGGCGAAGGGGCCGGACAGCACCACGCCCAGCGAGGGCAGCGTGACGAGCCAGCTGGCGGCGTCGGCCACGCCGAGGCGCGCGGCGATGGACGGCAATCCCGGAACCAGCACGCATCCCACCATGATGGTCAGGCTGGCAACGGAAAGGAGCGTGCACGTTGCTGTCTTCGATATACTGCGGCTGGACATGCGCCTCCCCCGGTGCCTGAGTTGAAAACCGTTAATCGGAACACTGTTCCGAATGATGGAACAATTATAGGGCCATGTACAATGCCGGTCAATGCCGTCACGGCAGCTATCGTCATGCACAATTGGGTAAAGAAATGAGTGAAGAAAACGAAGGCAATAGCGGCAAGCAAGTCATTGCGCGCGCGGCGGCGGTGCTGCGCGCGCTGGAAAACCAGACGGGCGGCCTGAGCCTGGCGCAGATCGCCAAGGGCGCGGACTTGCCGCGCACCACGGTGCACCGCATCGTCGCCGCGCTGGAAGCTCAGCAACTGGTCAGTTCCGGCGCCGGCGGGGTGAAGCTGGGTCCGGCCATCGCGCGTCTGGCGGCGTCGGCGCATACGGACGTGGTGGCGGTCCTGCGGCCGTATGCGGAAGCGTTGGGCCGGCGCACGCGCGAAACGGTGGACGTGTGCGTGTACCGCGGCCTGCATGCGGTGTCGGTGGACCAGTACTGTTCCGACCATGAGCTGCGCGTCGTGTCGGCCGTGGGAACGGCCTACCCGATCCACTGCACCGCGCATGGCAAGGCCTTGCTGGCACAGATGCCGGAAGACGCGCTGGCCCGGCTGTTCGGCGAGCGCCTGGAAGCGCGCACGGACCAGACCATCACGGCGCTTGCGCAACTGCTGCCGCACCTGGAACAAGTACGCGCGCAGGGCTACGCCGTCGATATGGAAGAGCACGCGCCGGGCGTGTGCGGCATCGGCGTGGCCCTGAACACGGGAACGAGCGAGCGCTACGCGCTGTCGCTGGGCGTGCCGGCCCTGCGTTTCCACGCCCAGCGGGAACAGCTGCTGTCGGCGCTATTGCAGTGCAAGGCGGAAGTTGAAGCCGTGCTCGGCGTCAAGCCGTAAGCGCCGATCGGGCGCTTGCGCGCCAGGCTCAGCCCGCTTGCTGCACGTGGTCGCTCCAGAGGATTTCCCTAAAGTTCAGCTTGAATTGACCGGACGGCATGTCGTCGGGATGGCTTTCCAGCTCGATTTCGCTGACTGACAGATATCGCCATCACCCTCAAGTGAGCGGGGTAAGCCCGGCAGGCTGCACCCGCTGCCTCACGACTTCTGTATTTGCTGCTGGAAGGTGAGCTCGATGAACTCGTCCGGGCGGCTGATGGCGACCAGGACGGTGACCCGCAAGATGCCTTCCAGGATGTCGTCGGGCGTCATGGTTTCACCCAGGCCGACGTGTACGCTGAAGGCATCGTCCGGTGTGGCGCCCGCCAGGCCGCCGCGCTTCCAGATGCCGGTCAGGAAGTTAAGGGCCATGC
This window of the Janthinobacterium agaricidamnosum genome carries:
- a CDS encoding IclR family transcriptional regulator, translated to MSEENEGNSGKQVIARAAAVLRALENQTGGLSLAQIAKGADLPRTTVHRIVAALEAQQLVSSGAGGVKLGPAIARLAASAHTDVVAVLRPYAEALGRRTRETVDVCVYRGLHAVSVDQYCSDHELRVVSAVGTAYPIHCTAHGKALLAQMPEDALARLFGERLEARTDQTITALAQLLPHLEQVRAQGYAVDMEEHAPGVCGIGVALNTGTSERYALSLGVPALRFHAQREQLLSALLQCKAEVEAVLGVKP
- a CDS encoding MFS transporter, which codes for MSSRSISKTATCTLLSVASLTIMVGCVLVPGLPSIAARLGVADAASWLVTLPSLGVVLSGPFAAMLMQRLGLHRSLLAGLFLYGLLGVSGMFLHGHLAVFANRFLLGAPTALVMASGTGLISALFSGQARLRMIARQGMTIELGGVLFLALGGLLATAGWRYPFLLYLASWVLLACAWRCVPALAPAGDAGMDGAPPAPGPSRALLFVHALAALSMTVFFAAIIILPLRLQQLGWSEDRAGYLLSFVSLVAVAAAWLMPQVVRRLHEHGTLGAAFACYALAHLLFAGAAALSTLLAGAVALGMGFGLSVPLCTHMTVERSHLPSRNRNLAYLSMAIFGGQFLSSFMTYLPGSHAAMFAATAALALLGAAVAAAPLLRRRPAGTTAVSTTHTER